The following coding sequences lie in one Chionomys nivalis chromosome 8, mChiNiv1.1, whole genome shotgun sequence genomic window:
- the Sart1 gene encoding U4/U6.U5 tri-snRNP-associated protein 1 isoform X1, producing MGSSKKHRGEKEAASTTAAAGTGSATEQPPRHREHKKHKHRSSGGGSSGGERRKRSRERGGERGSGRRGAEAEARGGAHGRERSQTEPSERRVKREKRDDGYEAAASSKTSSGDASSLSIEETNKLRAKLGLKPLEVNAVKKEAGTKEEPVAADVINPMALRQREELREKLAAAKEKRLLNQKLGKIKTLGEDDPWLDDTAAWIERSRQLQKERDLAEKRAKLLEEMDQEFGVSTLVEEEFEQRRQDLYSARDLQGLTVEHAIDSFREGETVVLTLKDKGVLQEGEDVLVNVNMVDKERADKNVELRKKKPDYLPYAEDESVDDLAQQKPRSILAKYDEELEGERPHSFRLEQGGMADGLRERELEEIRAKLRLQAQSLSSVGPRLASEYLSPEEMVTFKKTKRRVKKIRKKEKEVVMRADDLLPLGDQTQDGDFGSRLRGRGRRRVPEVEEEALEDEEKDPVAQPPPSDDTRVENMDISDEEDGGALPSGSPEVLEEDEAELELQKQLEKGRRLRQLQQLQQLRDSGEKVVEIVKKLESRQRGWEEEEDPERKGAIVFNATSEFCRTLGEIPTYGLAGNREEQEELMDFERDEERSANGGSESDGEENIGWSTVNLDEEKQQQDFSASSTTILDEEPIVNRGLAAALLLCQNKGLLETTVQKVARVKAPNKSLPSAVYCIEDKMAIDDKYSRREEYRGFTQDFKEKDGYKPDVKIEYVDETGRKLTPKEAFRQLSHRFHGKGSGKMKTERRMKKLDEEALLKKMSSSDTPLGTVALLQEKQKAQKTPYIVLSGSGKSMNANTITK from the exons GGGGCGAGCGCGGGAGCGGGAGGCGCGGGGCCGAAGCCGAGGCCCGCGGCGGCGCCCACGGTCGCGAACGAAGTCAAACGGAGCCCTCGGAGCGGCGCGTGAAGCGGGAGAAACGCGATGACGGCTACGAGGCCG CTGCCAGCTCCAAAACTAGCTCTGGAGATGCCTCTTCACTTAGCATCGAGGAGACCAA TAAACTCCGTGCAAAGTTGGGGCTGAAACCCTTGGAGGTCAATGCTGTCAAGAAAG AGGCGGGCACCAAGGAGGAGCCCGTGGCAGCTGATGTCATCAACCCCATGGCCTTGCGACAGCGTGAAGAACTACGGGAGAAGCTGGCAGCTGCCAAGGAAAAGCGGTTGCTGAACCAAAAATTGGG gaaaataaagactctCGGGGAGGACGACCCCTGGCTGGATGACACCGCAGCCTGGATCGAGAGGAGCCGGCAGCTGCAAAAGGAGAGGGACCTGGCGGAGAAGCGG GCCAAGCTATTGGAGGAGATGGACCAAGAGTTTGGTGTGAGCACTCTAGTGGAGGAGGAGTTTGAGCAGAGGCGACAG GACTTGTATAGTGCCCGGGATTTGCAGGGCCTCACTGTGGAACATGCTATCGATTCCTTTCGAGAAGGGGAGACTGTGGTTCTCACCCTAAAGGACAAAG GAGTCCTGCAGGAGGGGGAGGATGTGCTGGTGAACGTGAACATGGTGGACAAGGAGCGGGCAGACAAGAATGTGGAGCTGCGGAAGAAGAAGCCCGACTACCTGCCCTATGCAGAAGATGAGAGTGTGGATGATTTGGCACAG CAAAAGCCCCGCTCTATCCTGGCCAAATACGATGAGGAGCTGGAAGGCGAGCGGCCACATTCCTTCCGTTTGGAGCAGGGTGGCATGGCTGATGGACTGAGGGAGCGCGAGCTGGAAGAGATCCGGGCTAAGCTACGGCTGCAGGCTCAGTCTCTGAGCTCTGTAGGGCCCCGGCTTGCCTCTGAGTATCTCAGTCCTGAAGAGATg GTGACCTTCAAAAAGACCAAGCGGAGGGTGAAGAAAATccgaaagaaggagaaggaagttgTAATGCGGGCAGATGACTTACTGCCTCTCGGGGACCAGACTCAGGATGGGGACTTTGGATCCAG GCTTCGGGGCCGGGGTCGGCGTCGGGTTcctgaggtggaggaggaggccctggaggatgaggagaaggacCCTGTGGCCCAGCCCCCACCATCAGATGATACTAGAGTAGAGAACATGGATATCAGTGATGAAG AGGATGGGGGAGCTCTTCCGTCAGGGTCCCCAGAGGTGCTGGAAGAAGATGAAGCAGAGCTGGAGCTGCAGAAGCAGCTGGAGAAGGGGCGGCGTCTGCGGCAGCTGCAGCAACTCCAGCAGCTTCGAGACAGCGGCGAGAAG GTGGTGGAGATTGTGAAGAAGTTGGAGTCTCGCCAGCgtggctgggaggaggaagaggacccTGAGCGGAAGGGGGCCATCGTGTTCAATGCCACTTCTGAATTCTGCCGCACTCTAGGGGAGATCCCCACCTATGGGTTGGCTGGCAAccgggaggagcaggaggagctcATG GACTTCGAAAGGGATGAAGAGCGCTCGGCCAATGGTGGCTCTGAATCAGATGGGGAAGAGAACATCGGCTGGAGCACCGTCAACCTCGATGAGGAGAAGCAGCAACAGGAT tTCTCCGCTTCTTCTACCACCATCCTGGATGAGGAACCCATCGTGAACAGAGGGCTGGCTGCTGCCCTGCTCCTGTGTCAGAACAAAG GGCTTCTGGAGACCACAGTGCAAAAGGTGGCCCGGGTGAAGGCTCCCAATAAGTCACTGCCCTCAGCCGTGTACTGCATCGAGGATAAGAT GGCCATCGATGATAAGTACAGCCGGCGGGAGGAGTATAGGGGCTTCACCCAGGACTTCAAGGAGAAGGACGGCTACAAGCCTGATGTTAAGATTGAGTACGTGGACGAGACGGGCAGGAAACTGACTCCCAAGGAG GCCTTCCGGCAGCTGTCCCACCGCTTCCACGGGAAGGGTTCAGGCAAGATGAAGACTGAGCGGCGGATGAAGAAGCTGGATGAGGAGGCG CTCCTGAAAAAGATGAGCTCCAGTGATACGCCCCTGGGCACTGTGGCGCTGCTCCAGGAGAAGCAGAAGGCCCAGAAGACACCGTACATCGTGCTCAGTGGCAGCGGCAAGAGCATGAATGC GAACACCATCACCAAATGA
- the Sart1 gene encoding U4/U6.U5 tri-snRNP-associated protein 1 isoform X2, producing the protein MALRQREELREKLAAAKEKRLLNQKLGKIKTLGEDDPWLDDTAAWIERSRQLQKERDLAEKRAKLLEEMDQEFGVSTLVEEEFEQRRQDLYSARDLQGLTVEHAIDSFREGETVVLTLKDKGVLQEGEDVLVNVNMVDKERADKNVELRKKKPDYLPYAEDESVDDLAQQKPRSILAKYDEELEGERPHSFRLEQGGMADGLRERELEEIRAKLRLQAQSLSSVGPRLASEYLSPEEMVTFKKTKRRVKKIRKKEKEVVMRADDLLPLGDQTQDGDFGSRLRGRGRRRVPEVEEEALEDEEKDPVAQPPPSDDTRVENMDISDEEDGGALPSGSPEVLEEDEAELELQKQLEKGRRLRQLQQLQQLRDSGEKVVEIVKKLESRQRGWEEEEDPERKGAIVFNATSEFCRTLGEIPTYGLAGNREEQEELMDFERDEERSANGGSESDGEENIGWSTVNLDEEKQQQDFSASSTTILDEEPIVNRGLAAALLLCQNKGLLETTVQKVARVKAPNKSLPSAVYCIEDKMAIDDKYSRREEYRGFTQDFKEKDGYKPDVKIEYVDETGRKLTPKEAFRQLSHRFHGKGSGKMKTERRMKKLDEEALLKKMSSSDTPLGTVALLQEKQKAQKTPYIVLSGSGKSMNANTITK; encoded by the exons ATGGCCTTGCGACAGCGTGAAGAACTACGGGAGAAGCTGGCAGCTGCCAAGGAAAAGCGGTTGCTGAACCAAAAATTGGG gaaaataaagactctCGGGGAGGACGACCCCTGGCTGGATGACACCGCAGCCTGGATCGAGAGGAGCCGGCAGCTGCAAAAGGAGAGGGACCTGGCGGAGAAGCGG GCCAAGCTATTGGAGGAGATGGACCAAGAGTTTGGTGTGAGCACTCTAGTGGAGGAGGAGTTTGAGCAGAGGCGACAG GACTTGTATAGTGCCCGGGATTTGCAGGGCCTCACTGTGGAACATGCTATCGATTCCTTTCGAGAAGGGGAGACTGTGGTTCTCACCCTAAAGGACAAAG GAGTCCTGCAGGAGGGGGAGGATGTGCTGGTGAACGTGAACATGGTGGACAAGGAGCGGGCAGACAAGAATGTGGAGCTGCGGAAGAAGAAGCCCGACTACCTGCCCTATGCAGAAGATGAGAGTGTGGATGATTTGGCACAG CAAAAGCCCCGCTCTATCCTGGCCAAATACGATGAGGAGCTGGAAGGCGAGCGGCCACATTCCTTCCGTTTGGAGCAGGGTGGCATGGCTGATGGACTGAGGGAGCGCGAGCTGGAAGAGATCCGGGCTAAGCTACGGCTGCAGGCTCAGTCTCTGAGCTCTGTAGGGCCCCGGCTTGCCTCTGAGTATCTCAGTCCTGAAGAGATg GTGACCTTCAAAAAGACCAAGCGGAGGGTGAAGAAAATccgaaagaaggagaaggaagttgTAATGCGGGCAGATGACTTACTGCCTCTCGGGGACCAGACTCAGGATGGGGACTTTGGATCCAG GCTTCGGGGCCGGGGTCGGCGTCGGGTTcctgaggtggaggaggaggccctggaggatgaggagaaggacCCTGTGGCCCAGCCCCCACCATCAGATGATACTAGAGTAGAGAACATGGATATCAGTGATGAAG AGGATGGGGGAGCTCTTCCGTCAGGGTCCCCAGAGGTGCTGGAAGAAGATGAAGCAGAGCTGGAGCTGCAGAAGCAGCTGGAGAAGGGGCGGCGTCTGCGGCAGCTGCAGCAACTCCAGCAGCTTCGAGACAGCGGCGAGAAG GTGGTGGAGATTGTGAAGAAGTTGGAGTCTCGCCAGCgtggctgggaggaggaagaggacccTGAGCGGAAGGGGGCCATCGTGTTCAATGCCACTTCTGAATTCTGCCGCACTCTAGGGGAGATCCCCACCTATGGGTTGGCTGGCAAccgggaggagcaggaggagctcATG GACTTCGAAAGGGATGAAGAGCGCTCGGCCAATGGTGGCTCTGAATCAGATGGGGAAGAGAACATCGGCTGGAGCACCGTCAACCTCGATGAGGAGAAGCAGCAACAGGAT tTCTCCGCTTCTTCTACCACCATCCTGGATGAGGAACCCATCGTGAACAGAGGGCTGGCTGCTGCCCTGCTCCTGTGTCAGAACAAAG GGCTTCTGGAGACCACAGTGCAAAAGGTGGCCCGGGTGAAGGCTCCCAATAAGTCACTGCCCTCAGCCGTGTACTGCATCGAGGATAAGAT GGCCATCGATGATAAGTACAGCCGGCGGGAGGAGTATAGGGGCTTCACCCAGGACTTCAAGGAGAAGGACGGCTACAAGCCTGATGTTAAGATTGAGTACGTGGACGAGACGGGCAGGAAACTGACTCCCAAGGAG GCCTTCCGGCAGCTGTCCCACCGCTTCCACGGGAAGGGTTCAGGCAAGATGAAGACTGAGCGGCGGATGAAGAAGCTGGATGAGGAGGCG CTCCTGAAAAAGATGAGCTCCAGTGATACGCCCCTGGGCACTGTGGCGCTGCTCCAGGAGAAGCAGAAGGCCCAGAAGACACCGTACATCGTGCTCAGTGGCAGCGGCAAGAGCATGAATGC GAACACCATCACCAAATGA